A region from the Aegilops tauschii subsp. strangulata cultivar AL8/78 chromosome 5, Aet v6.0, whole genome shotgun sequence genome encodes:
- the LOC109760197 gene encoding glucan endo-1,3-beta-glucosidase, acidic isoform, protein MATLRFGCVLLAALATLLAAAAGGDPGKIGVCHGRVGGNLPAPEAAAALLRSNGITKARLFLPDPAVLPAFAAAGIDLTVGVPNENLTFLSAAGPEGALQWLRSNGLAAGPVAGRLRYLAVGNEVLYNNQFYAPHLVPAMRNLHAALASLGLDGAVKVSSAHASSVLASSYPPSAGAFDAAQMDVLRPMLRLLADTGAPFMLNAYPFISHVGDPANVPLAYALGASDEPVVRDGALAYAGLFDATVDAVVAALEREGFGGVPVAVTETGWPTAGHPAATPENAAAYNGRMAERAARGVGTPRRPGAPVEVFLFDLYDEDGKTGAEFERHFGIFRADGVKAYNINFA, encoded by the coding sequence ATGGCCACGCTGCGTTTCGGCTGCGTCCTCCTCGCTGCCCTGGCCACGCTCCTCgccgcggcggctggcggcgaCCCGGGGAAGATCGGGGTGTGCCACGGCCGCGTGGGCGGCAACCTCCCCGCGccggaggcggccgcggcgctgCTGAGGAGTAACGGGATCACCAAGGCGCGGCTCTTCCTCCCCGACCCGGCCGTGCTCCCGGCCTTCGCCGCGGCCGGCATCGACCTCACGGTCGGCGTGCCCAACGAGAACCTCACCTTCCTCTCCGCGGCCGGGCCCGAGGGCGCGCTCCAGTGGCTGCGGTCCAACGGACTCGCTGCGGGCCCCGTTGCCGGCCGGCTCCGCTACCTCGCCGTCGGCAACGAGGTGCTCTACAACAACCAGTTCTACGCGCCGCACCTGGTGCCGGCCATGCGGAACCTGCACGCCGCACTGGCCTCCCTGGGGCTCGACGGCGCCGTCAAGGTCTCCTCCGCGCACGCCTCGTCAGTGCTCGCGTCCTCCTACCCGCCCTCGGCCGGCGCGTTCGACGCCGCCCAGATGGACGTGCTCCGGCCCATGCTGCGGCTCCTGGCCGACACCGGCGCGCCATTCATGCTCAACGCCTACCCGTTCATCAGCCACGTGGGCGACCCGGCCAACGTGCCGCTCGCCTACGCGCTCGGCGCCTCCGACGAGCCCGTGGTGCGCGACGGCGCGCTGGCGTACGCGGGCCTGTTCGACGCGACGGTGGACGCGGTGGTGGCGGCGCTCGAGCGGGAGGGCTTCGGCGGCGTGCCCGTGGCGGTGACCGAGACCGGGTGGCCCACCGCGGGGCACCCGGCCGCGACGCCGGAGAACGCGGCGGCGTACAACGGGAGGATGGCGgagcgggcggcgcggggcgtcGGCACGCCGCGCCGGCCAGGGGCGCCCGTGGAGGTTTTCCTGTTCGACCTCTACGACGAGGACGGCAAGACCGGCGCCGAGTTCGAGCGTCACTTCGGCATCTTCAGGGCCGACGGCGTCAAGGCCTACAACATCAACTTTGCTTAG